Proteins encoded together in one Musa acuminata AAA Group cultivar baxijiao chromosome BXJ3-6, Cavendish_Baxijiao_AAA, whole genome shotgun sequence window:
- the LOC135640186 gene encoding pectate lyase-like, which produces MESRPRFFLFYLLFLASAAFSNAHIGDFDEYWQKKADAARDRAQGSYNPDPESVTQSFNEAVSKDLERNVTRRSLRGKHKFNGPCVATNPIDRCWRCKKDWMQNRMRLAKCAKGFGRHTTGGKNGDLYVVTDASDNDLISPKKGTLRYGVIQDRPLWIVFASDMIIRLNEELLVTSDKTIDARGSNVHIMGGAGIMLQFVHNVIIHGLHIHDIKAGNGGMIRDSEHHFGLRTRSDGDGISIYGSSNIWIDHVSMSNCMDGLIDVIQGSTAITISNSHFTKHNDVMLFGASDSYQGDAMMQITVAFNHFGKGLVQRMPRCRWGFVHVVNNDYTHWLMYAVGGSQHPTIISQGNRYIAPHSLAAKEVTKRDYAPQAVWKDWTWRSEGDLMQNGAFFVESGPPNRMKFNTKDLIKAKPGSFVTRLTRFSGALNCFPGRPC; this is translated from the exons ATGGAGTCGAGGCCGAGGTTTTTCCTCTTCTACCTCCTCTTCCTGGCCTCCGCTGCCTTCTCTAATGCCCACATCGGGGACTTCGACGAGTACTGGCAGAAGAAGGCCGACGCGGCACGCGACAGAGCTCAAGGATCCTACAACCCCGACCCTGAGTCAGTCACCCAAAGCTTCAACGAGGCAGTGAGCAA GGATCTGGAAAGGAACGTCACAAGGAGGAGCCTTCGCGGCAAGCACAAGTTCAACGGCCCATGCGTAGCGACGAATCCGATCGACAGGTGCTGGAGGTGCAAGAAGGACTGGATGCAAAACCGCATGCGCCTGGCCAAGTGCGCCAAGGGCTTCGGCCGGCACACAACCGGCGGGAAGAACGGGGACTTGTACGTCGTCACGGACGCCTCCGACAACGATCTCATCAGCCCGAAGAAGGGCACGCTCCGGTACGGCGTGATCCAGGACCGGCCGCTGTGGATCGTCTTCGCCAGCGACATGATCATCCGCCTCAACGAGGAGCTCCTTGTCACCAGCGACAAGACCATCGACGCCCGGGGGAGTAACGTCCACATCATGGGCGGCGCCGGCATCATGCTCCAGTTCGTGCACAACGTCATCATCCACGGTCTCCACATCCACGACATCAAGGCCGGCAACGGCGGCATGATCAGGGACTCCGAGCACCACTTCGGCCTACGCACCAGGAGCGACGGTGACGGCATATCCATCTACGGTTCCAGCAACATCTGGATAGATCACGTCTCCATGTCCAACTGCATGGATGGGCTGATCGACGTGATCCAAGGCTCCACAGCCATCACCATCTCCAACTCCCACTTCACAAAACACAACGAC GTGATGCTGTTTGGTGCCAGCGATTCCTATCAGGGAGATGCCATGATGCAAATCACAGTTGCCTTCAACCACTTCGGGAAAGGCCTCGTCCAGAGAATGCCGAG GTGCCGATGGGGCTTTGTCCATGTCGTGAACAACGACTACACGCACTGGTTGATGTATGCCGTCGGCGGCAGCCAACACCCGACCATCATCAGCCAAGGCAACCGATACATTGCTCCCCATTCTCTCGCTGCCAAGGAG GTGACCAAGAGGGACTACGCGCCGCAGGCGGTATGGAAGGATTGGACATGGAGATCGGAGGGCGACCTGATGCAGAACGGAGCGTTCTTCGTGGAGTCCGGACCTCCGAACAGGATGAAGTTCAACACGAAGGATCTCATCAAGGCCAAACCGGGGTCCTTCGTCACTAGACTTACGCGCTTCTCGGGTGCTCTCAACTGCTTTCCCGGCCGCCCATGCTGA
- the LOC135639723 gene encoding uncharacterized protein LOC135639723 isoform X3, translating to MEKGKSSDCEDCGGKYVLIRDEEDPRLALFEKPLPCYGCGIGWSSYYNKDPRERIGLAASAIAALVCTIIILITLAVIFL from the exons ATGGAGAAAG GGAAATCTTCTGACTGTGAGGACTGTGGTGGAAAATATGTTCTGATAAGAGATGAAGAAGACCCAAGATTGGCGTTGTTTGAAAAACCACTTCCATGCTATGGTTGTGGCATTGGATGGTCATC ATATTATAACAAGGATCCACGAGAACGAATTGGCCTTGCTGCTTCAGCAAtagcg GCATTAGTGTGTACAATTATAATCCTGATCACACTCGCCGTCATTTTTCTCTAG
- the LOC135639723 gene encoding large ribosomal subunit protein eL20z-like isoform X2 gives MEKGKSSDCEDCGGKYVLIRDEEDPRLALFEKPLPCYGCGIGWSSLLLGFLCPLIWYCAATLYLCRYYNKDPRERIGLAASAIAALVCTIIILITLAVIFL, from the exons ATGGAGAAAG GGAAATCTTCTGACTGTGAGGACTGTGGTGGAAAATATGTTCTGATAAGAGATGAAGAAGACCCAAGATTGGCGTTGTTTGAAAAACCACTTCCATGCTATGGTTGTGGCATTGGATGGTCATC TTTGCTTTTAGGATTTTTGTGCCCATTGATATGGTACTGTGCTGCAACTCTCTACTTATGCAGATATTATAACAAGGATCCACGAGAACGAATTGGCCTTGCTGCTTCAGCAAtagcg GCATTAGTGTGTACAATTATAATCCTGATCACACTCGCCGTCATTTTTCTCTAG
- the LOC135639723 gene encoding large ribosomal subunit protein eL20z-like isoform X1 — protein sequence MMNTGKSSDCEDCGGKYVLIRDEEDPRLALFEKPLPCYGCGIGWSSLLLGFLCPLIWYCAATLYLCRYYNKDPRERIGLAASAIAALVCTIIILITLAVIFL from the exons ATGATGAATACAGGGAAATCTTCTGACTGTGAGGACTGTGGTGGAAAATATGTTCTGATAAGAGATGAAGAAGACCCAAGATTGGCGTTGTTTGAAAAACCACTTCCATGCTATGGTTGTGGCATTGGATGGTCATC TTTGCTTTTAGGATTTTTGTGCCCATTGATATGGTACTGTGCTGCAACTCTCTACTTATGCAGATATTATAACAAGGATCCACGAGAACGAATTGGCCTTGCTGCTTCAGCAAtagcg GCATTAGTGTGTACAATTATAATCCTGATCACACTCGCCGTCATTTTTCTCTAG